In Pseudomonadota bacterium, the genomic stretch CCGGCACGGCGCGACGCGGCGCGTCTCGGCCTTGCGCGAGTGCGTCGCGAAGTCGTACTGCGGGCACTCGATCGCCCGGCCCGCCTTCAGCTCCTTGAGGTGCGCGACGAGCAGATCGTTCTCGAGCGCCTCCGGCTCGTCGAAGTTCTGGCGCGACTTCTGCTCGAAGGAGAGTTCCGGGTAGTCGCGGTAGTACCAGTCGTGCTCGATGAGCGCGGCCTCGCCGCGGGGGAGCCGCTCGAGGATCGTGTGCGCGACCGTCGTCTTGCCGGAGCCCGTCCCGCCCGCGATACCTATCAGCATGGCGGGACCTTAGCGTGATCCGCGTGTCGTGGAAAGGCTCGCCGGCGGATGGGCCATAGAGCCACTGCCCGGCAGAACAGCGGAGGCCGACAAAGGGGCTCCCGAAGGCGGGAGCGCATCAGCGAGGGTGATTCGCGCATCAGCGACAGTGATTCGATCATCACTGGCGGTGATCCGATCATCATCAGGTAGTGATACGCGCATCACCGGCAGTGATCCGATCATCACCGGCGGTGATCCGATCATCACCGGCG encodes the following:
- the udk gene encoding uridine kinase; protein product: MLIGIAGGTGSGKTTVAHTILERLPRGEAALIEHDWYYRDYPELSFEQKSRQNFDEPEALENDLLVAHLKELKAGRAIECPQYDFATHSRKAETRRVAPCRIVVVEGILTFALPALRALFDLRLFVDTDDDIRLMRRIKRDLVKRGRDIGSIQDQYYGTVRPMHRLHVAPSKDHAHLIIPEGGENRAALDVIVGCLLYGLK